From Bacteroidales bacterium:
AAAAACCTTATAGCATGTATGTACGATGTGCAAATGATAACAGAGGGAACAAATGAATATATATCAAAACCATTCGTATTTACAGAGGGTTATTTAGGAGAAGAGTATGATCTATATGTAACAGCAACCCCTTCAGACAAAGAAAAAGGAACAACTGAAATCTCGGCAAACAAGGTAAATTCAGGTGAAGAGGTAACCCTTACAGCAACACCAGCCGAAGGATATGAGTTCCTGAATTGGACAGTAGGAGGAGCAGAGGTTTCACATAAGAATCCATATACGGCAACCATTACCGAACATACCGACTATGTAGCCAACTTTAGCGAGGCATCAGGAGTTATTTCAACAGAGGAAGCACAAACAATAAAGGTTGCAGTAATTGATAGAGAAATAAAACTCTTTGGAACAACAGCAGGCGAAGAGATAACACTCTTTACAACGAGTGGAGTAGTAGTGGCAAGCGCAATAGCAGAAGATAGTGTAACCACAATCCCTACAAACGCAACAGGAGTTATAGTAGTAAAAGTAGGAGAGCGGGTTTTGAAAGTGGTAAAATAGTTTTTTAATTTTACAACAAATTTTGCAAGTTTAAAATAAAGTTATTATCTTTGCACCCGCTATTCCGCGACAGGTTTGGTAAGCAACCCCAACGAGTGGAGTTCACCTGCCGGAGGTACCAGTTAAAAAAATAATAACTAAATGTACGCAATTGTAGAAATTCAAGGACAACAATTCCGTGCCGAAGCAGGCAAAAAATTGTATGTTCACCGCTTGAACGCAGACAAAGGTTCAGCAGTAGAATTTGAGAAAGTGTTGTTGATTGACAACGACGGAGAGGTAAAGATTGGCGCACCAGCTATTGAAGGCGCAAAAGTAGTTTGCGAGGTATTAGACCACCTAAAAGGCGAGCGCATAATCGTGTTCAAAAAGAAACGCAGAAAAGGATACCGTAAACGTAACGGTCATCGTCAATGTTTCTCACAAGTGTTAATTAAAGAAATTGTTGCCTAACTATTAAAATTATAAGAAGATGGCTCATAAGAAAGGTGTCGGTAGTTCAAAGAACGGTCGTGAATCAGAAAGCAAACGACTTGGAGTAAAAGTATTTGGTGGACAATTCGCCAAAGCAGGCAATATAATCGTACGTCAAAGAGGAACAGTTCATCACGCAGGTGAGAACGTAGGAATGGGAAAAGATCACACTCTTTTCGCTCTAATTGACGGACAAGTAACTTTTGTACGTAAAAAAGAGAATCGCTCATACGTATCAGTTCTTCCAGTAGAGAAAAACTAATAAGTTACTTAAGTAACGATAATTAACTCATAAAGCAACTGCTCAAGTTTTGAACAGTTGCTTTTTTATTCAAAAAACTTTACCTTTGTAAAAGGAGAAAAAATAAGAATAGATAAAATCTTTTCTTAATAGTAGAATGGAGTTTTATTTTTTTATTGATAAGCTTATTGAAAGATATATTAATGATTCTTTTTTCGATAGTAGCATGTGTTGCTGTAATAGTTTTATCAATATGGGTTATTAAATCTATTATTAATAGTGCAGCAACAATCCTACTTGGCAAGGGATAATTTTTAGTGCGATGATCGGATTGCTCCCATTATCCTTGTTTTTTGTTGGATGGGAGAAGAACGTTCTAATGAATAAGAGTAAGAGCTTAAAAAACTAAAGAGTCTAAATAAGCTTGCATGATAATCAGAAGTAAAATATCATAAACCCAAAACCAAAATGAATAGTACAACCCCAATAAATAAAAAATCGTTATTGTTTGTATGTTTAGGTAATATATGTCGCTCTCCTGCGGCAGATGCAATAATGCACAAAATAGTAAAAGATGCGGGAGAGGAGGATTATTTCTTAATTGATTCGGCTGGAACATACGGAGGCCATGCAGGCTCGTTGCCTGATCCTCGAATGAGAGCGCATGGAGCAAGACGTGGGTATGTTTTTGACCACCATTCACGTAGAGTAACAGCAGATGACTTTGATCGCTTTGACTATATATTTGCTATGGATGATGCAAACTATGATGACTTACGCCGTTTAGCACCCACCATTGATGGGCGTGACAAGGTGTTGCGTATTGCCGATTTCTTTGAACATTACCAGATGGATTGCGTTCCAGATCCCTATTATGGTGGAGCGGATGGATTTGAGAATGTTCTCAACCTGCTTGAGGATGCTTGCGAGGCAATATATAAAAAGATAAAAGGTGGAGAGTTGTAATTGATAAACAAAAAGATTCTTTAATATTGCAATTTCTTGTTTTGAACTGCCCCTAAAAATTATTAACTTTGGCACAAAATAGCCAAGTAGATGAAACACCTATATATATTAATAATGTTGCTTCTTCCTTTTGCGATGTTTGCTCAAGAGGATGGAGATACATATACAGTTCCTGATTTTGCGGAGATAGAGCAAGATGTAAATAATCCCTCATCGCACTACTACTATCCAAAACTTTTTACTCGATTTTGTGACGGAGATACCACATTAACCCCCACCGAGTGGGAGAGGCTGTATTATGGCTACTCATATCAAGAGGATTACGATCCCTATCGCGATGTAAAATACAACAGAGAGAAGGCAACAGACTTGTATCGTAAAAGTAATCACACACCAGAGGAGTTGGATAAGATAATACATAACGCAATGACCGTACTGTCGGATTACCCCTTTGAATTACGTCAAATGAAATTGTTGTCGTATGCCTATACTCAAAAGGGAGAGCGTGAGAATGCTGCAATATGGGAACATAAGTTGCGACAACTATTAGGAGTGATAATATCATCGGGCGATGGACTCTCTCCTGAGTCGGCATGGTATGTAATATCATCAATTCATCCTTACGATGTAATATACTGTTTTGGCCTTACCCCTCGTGACTACACCTTTGTTGAACCTATGTACGATTTCATAGAGGTTGAAAACGGAATAACTGAAGGATACTATTTTAATGTCAGTAGAATAATAGTAGAGCATTTCAGAAAACAATAATTTGCTCAAAAATCAATCTTTTTTGCTCAATAAATATGAATATTGTAATAAAATTTATACTTTTGGGGTAAAATTGGTTTAGTCCGACTTTGTTCGAACTCAAAAACCTTGTAAAAACGAAATAAAATACAAAAATGGATATATCAGAATTAAGTGAGCAGGAGATAGTTCGACGCAATTCGCTCGAGCAAATTAAAGCAATGGGAATAGAACCCTATCCCGCAGCAGAATATAAAGTTGATGGATACGCAACAGAGATAAAAGAGAACTTCTCAGATGATGCTCCTGTAAGACAAGTGTCGGTAGCAGGACGTATTATGAGTCGCCGTATAATGGGAAAAGCATCGTTCATGGAGTTGAAAGACTCAACAGGCAGAATACAAGTATATGTATCACGCGATGAAATATGCCCCGATGAAAACAAAGATCTTTATAACATACTATTCAAGAAATTATTAGATATAGGCGACTTTATCGGAATAACAGGATACGTGTTCCGTACACAAATGGGAGAGATAACAATACATGCACAATCGTTAACATTGTTGTCAAAATCGTTGCGTCCATTACCAATAGTAAAAATGAAAGATGGTGTTGCGTACGATGCCTTTGATGATCCCGAGCAACGTTTCCGTCAACGCTATGTCGATTTAGTAGTAAACGAAGGAGTAAAAGATATATTCGTAAAACGTAATAAAGTATATACCTCAATGCGTGAGTACTTCAACGCACAAGGATATATGGAGGTTGAAACTCCGGTATTACAATCAATACCCGGAGGAGCAGCCGCACGTCCCTTTATCACTCACCACAATGCATTAGATATACCTTTGTATCTGCGTATAGCAAACGAGTTGTATCTAAAACGCTTGATAGTGGGAGGTTTTGAGGGAGTGTATGAGTTCTCAAAGAACTTCCGCAACGAAGGAATGGACCGTACACACAACCCAGAGTTTACATGTATGGAGATATATGTCTCATACAAAGACTATAACTGGATGATGGAGTTTACCGAGAAGATGCTTGAAAAAATAGCACTCGATGTAAACGGAACAACCGATGTAAAAGTAGGAGACAACATAATAAGTTTCAAAGCACCATTCAAACGAGTAACCATGACTGAGGCAATAAAAGAGTTTACAGGAGTGGATATAACAGGAATGGATGAAGACGCATTACGTGAAGTGTGTAAACAACTACACATTGAAACAGATGCCTCTATGGGAAAAGGAAAACTTATTGATGAGATATTCGGTGAGAAATGCGAAGGTAACTACATACAACCAACCTTCATAACCGACTATCCAATAGAGATGTCGCCTCTAACAAAACGTCACCGCAGCAATCCTGAGTTAACCGAACGCTTTGAGTTGATGGTAAACGGAAAAGAGTTGTGTAACGCATACTCTGAGTTGAACGATCCTATTGATCAACGCTATCGTTTTGAGGAGCAGTTGCGATTATCAGAAAAAGGTGATGATGAGGCAATGTTTATCGATGCCGACTTCTTACGTGCTCTTGAATACGGAATGCCTCCCACATCAGGAATGGGAATAGGAATGGACCGTTTGGTAATGCTGATGACAGGACAAACCACAATACAAGAGGTGTTGTTCTTCCCTCAAATGCGTCCCGAGAA
This genomic window contains:
- the rplU gene encoding 50S ribosomal protein L21; this encodes MYAIVEIQGQQFRAEAGKKLYVHRLNADKGSAVEFEKVLLIDNDGEVKIGAPAIEGAKVVCEVLDHLKGERIIVFKKKRRKGYRKRNGHRQCFSQVLIKEIVA
- the rpmA gene encoding 50S ribosomal protein L27 — protein: MAHKKGVGSSKNGRESESKRLGVKVFGGQFAKAGNIIVRQRGTVHHAGENVGMGKDHTLFALIDGQVTFVRKKENRSYVSVLPVEKN
- a CDS encoding low molecular weight phosphotyrosine protein phosphatase, translated to MNSTTPINKKSLLFVCLGNICRSPAADAIMHKIVKDAGEEDYFLIDSAGTYGGHAGSLPDPRMRAHGARRGYVFDHHSRRVTADDFDRFDYIFAMDDANYDDLRRLAPTIDGRDKVLRIADFFEHYQMDCVPDPYYGGADGFENVLNLLEDACEAIYKKIKGGEL
- a CDS encoding DUF4919 domain-containing protein, which produces MKHLYILIMLLLPFAMFAQEDGDTYTVPDFAEIEQDVNNPSSHYYYPKLFTRFCDGDTTLTPTEWERLYYGYSYQEDYDPYRDVKYNREKATDLYRKSNHTPEELDKIIHNAMTVLSDYPFELRQMKLLSYAYTQKGERENAAIWEHKLRQLLGVIISSGDGLSPESAWYVISSIHPYDVIYCFGLTPRDYTFVEPMYDFIEVENGITEGYYFNVSRIIVEHFRKQ